A window of the Tenebrio molitor chromosome 1, icTenMoli1.1, whole genome shotgun sequence genome harbors these coding sequences:
- the LOC138135116 gene encoding uncharacterized protein, whose protein sequence is MSQGDQNLLNSLQKLDLETKKPATDAPANPFMHRRRSKSLSSINFGSTCDCIKRNQAVKHTTSFKRPNKKILRDPILKLIKCSHSDKLTNVKISKKRKEKLFGQCSRHKEHDFKSIVDACEKLTLSGSSSETQCYKSASFQKARSRSNSLSAKSEACSVGASCSHQARMNVTPPCDVTIDELASYFETFVHIPKKMSSMAEMMYI, encoded by the coding sequence ATGTCGCAAGGAGACCAGAATCTGCTAAACAGCCTTCAAAAGCTCGACCTAGAGACTAAAAAGCCAGCCACCGATGCCCCTGCGAACCCCTTCATGCACCGTAGGCGTTCCAAGTCGTTGTCGAGCATCAACTTTGGCTCGACCTGCGACTGCATCAAGCGGAATCAGGCCGTTAAACACACCACGTCGTTCAAGCGGCCCAACAAGAAAATCCTCCGCGACCCGATCCTCAAACTGATCAAATGCTCTCACAGTGATAAACTAACCAACGTCAAGATCTCAAAGAAACGAAAAGAAAAACTGTTCGGACAGTGTTCTAGGCACAAAGAGCACGATTTCAAGTCGATAGTCGACGCCTGCGAAAAACTGACTCTGAGCGGTTCGAGTAGTGAAACGCAGTGTTACAAATCGGCGAGCTTCCAAAAAGCCCGCTCGCGCTCCAACAGCTTGTCCGCGAAGTCTGAGGCGTGCAGTGTGGGCGCGAGCTGTTCGCACCAGGCCAGGATGAACGTGACGCCCCCGTGCGACGTGACGATCGACGAACTCGCCAGTTATTTTGAAACTTTCGTCCACATACCCAAAAAAATGAGCTCAATGGCCGAGATGATGTACATTTGA
- the LOC138135088 gene encoding E3 ubiquitin-protein ligase ariadne-1-like: MEMMNIDDDSVCEDSGNETSGDDVDFNVEVESGLNKETQSFEDEYQYEVLSTSDIVQYMSDIIDEVNSVAQLPPTTARILLNYFNWDKEKLMERFFDGDQEELFREANVINPFKSVPVAAKPAKLPQKIRGTEVCNICYMVFAPMHMTGLECGHRFCYQCWNEYLTTKIVEEGVGQTIACAAHDCPILVDDETVMRLVRDSRVKIKYQHLITNSFIECNRLLRWCPSPDCNYAIKVAYVDSKPVVCCCGHVFCFACGENWHDPVKCSLLKKWIKKCDDDSETSNWISANTKECPKCGATIEKDGGCNHMVCKNQNCKADFCWVCLGSWEPHGSSWYNCNKYDEDEAKAARDAQERSRAALQRYLFYCNRYMNHMQSLKFEHKLYSSVKDKMEEMQQHNMSWIEVQFLKKAVDILCKCRQTLMYTYVFAYYLKKNNQSVIFEDNQKDLERATELLSEYLERDITQENLVDIKQKVQDKYRYCDGRRKALLDHVHEGYEKDWWVCKE; the protein is encoded by the exons ATGGAGATGATGAACATCGACGACGACAGCGTGTGTGAAGACTCGGGTAACGAGACAAGCGGCGACGACGTAGATTTCAATGTGGAAGTGGAAAGCGGCCTGAATAAAGAGACGCAATCGTTCGAGGACGAGTACCAGTACGAGGTGCTCTCGACCAGTGACATAGTGCAGTATATGTCGGACATCATCGACGAGGTGAACAGTGTGGCGCAGCTGCCTCCCACGACCGCCCGAATCCTCTTGAACTACTTCAATTGGGACAAAGAGAAGCTGATGGAACGCTTCTTCGACGGCGACCAAGAGGAGCTGTTCAGAGAGGCCAACGTGATCAACCCGTTCAAGAGCGTGCCGGTCGCTGCCAAACCCGCCAAACTCCCCCAGAAGATTAGGGGGACGGAAGTGTGTAACATTTGCTACATGGTGTTCGCGCCGATGCACATGACGGGGCTGGAATGTGGTCACCGGTTCTGTTATCAATGCTGGAACGAGTATCTCACCACGAAAATCGTGGAGGAGGGGGTGGGACAGACGATCGCGTGTGCCGCCCACGACTGCCCCATCCTGGTCGACGACGAGACAGTGATGCGCCTAGTGAGGGATTCCAGGGTTAAAATCAAATACCAACACTTGATCACTAATAGTTTCATCGAATGCAATAGGCTGCTGAGGTGGTGCCCCAGTCCGGACTGCAATTACGCCATCAAA GTGGCGTACGTGGACTCGAAGCCGGTGGTCTGCTGCTGCGGTCACGTGTTTTGCTTCGCCTGCGGCGAGAACTGGCACGACCCCGTCAAGTGCAGCCTGCTGAAGAAGTGGATCAAGAAGTGCGACGACGACTCCGAGACGTCGAATTGGATCTCGGCCAACACGAAGGAGTGCCCCAAGTGCGGGGCCACCATCGAGAAGGACGGCGGGTGCAACCACATGGTGTGCAAGAATCAGAATTGCAAGGCCGATTTTTGCTGGGTGTGCCTGGGCTCGTGGGAGCCCCACGGCAGCTCCTGGTACAACTGCAACAAGTACGACGAAGACGAAGCGAAGGCGGCCAGGGACGCGCAAGAGAGATCGCGTGCGGCCCTCCAACGCTATCTATTCTACTGTAATCGATACATGAACCACATGCaatctttaaaatttgaacataaATTGTATTCTTCAGTTAAAGATAAGATGGAGGAAATGCAACAGCATAACATGAGCTGGATCGAAgtgcaatttttgaaaaaagccGTCGATATACTGTGCAAATGCAGACAGACGCTCATGTACACGTACGTTTTCGCGTATTATCTAAAAAAGAATAACCAGTCTGTGATATTTGAAGACAACCAAAAAGATCTGGAACGGGCCACGGAGTTACTGAGCGAGTATCTCGAGAGGGACATTACTCAAGAGAATCTTGTCGATATTAAGCAAAAGGTGCAAGATAAATATAGATATTGTGATGGCAGGAGAAAAGCTTTGTTGGACCACGTCCACGAAGGTTACGAAAAGGACTGGTGGGTTTGCAAAGAGTga
- the Lamtor3 gene encoding ragulator complex protein LAMTOR3, with translation MIIGRNRRPSSVKSLSRSAVHVWDLGNHFFVIMVEEVKNSLQELLSKVSGLYSVIITDRDGVHLLKVNTDKAPEHAMRPNFISTFGLAVDQGSKLGLGKTDTLICVYSQYQVIQMNKLPLIVTFIASDSCNTGHILAVQKQLDPIIASLALAVAES, from the coding sequence ATGATTATTGGAAGGAATCGTCGTccgtcatctgtcaaaagtctGTCAAGATCAGCTGTTCATGTTTGGGATTTGGGCAATCATTTCTTTGTAATTATGGTCGAAGAAGTGAAAAATAGCCTTCAGGAACTGCTGTCGAAAGTTTCCGGCTTGTACAGCGTCATAATAACGGACCGCGATGGAGTTCACTTGCTCAAAGTGAACACAGACAAGGCCCCAGAACACGCAATGAGACCGAATTTTATTTCGACGTTTGGGCTTGCCGTGGACCAGGGGAGCAAGTTGGGACTGGGAAAAACGGACACTTTGATTTGTGTGTACTCCCAATACCAAGTGATTCAAATGAACAAACTCCCGCTCATCGTTACGTTTATTGCTAGTGATTCTTGTAATACGGGGCACATTTTGGCGGTACAAAAGCAGCTGGATCCCATAATCGCAAGTCTCGCACTGGCCGTCGCTGAATCttag
- the LOC138135103 gene encoding vacuolar protein sorting-associated protein 26C isoform X2: MSTNLDIRLKRADKVYREDENITGVIAITTNSDLKHDGITLTVEGCVNLQLSSKNVGIMDAFYNSVKPIQLIGVTCEVSGSGRLPSGATEIPFEIPLKPKSNRVLYETYHGVYINISYAIRCDVKRSFLSKDLQKSQQFLVQYWPGRNPGPPPQIKDGRRSVQFKLSPVTLASGGAGAPDFVLSGQLNGTCCSISKPFTGCMKLEKCAVPVRSVELQLVRVETCGCAEGYAREATEIQNIQIGDGDIPPMVEIPIHMVFPRLFTCPTLITTNFKIEFEINLVIVFHDDHLVTNNFPIILVRD; the protein is encoded by the exons atgtcgacAAATTTGGATATAAGACTGAAACGAGCAGACAAAGTCTACCGGGAAGAC GAAAACATCACAGGGGTCATAGCAATAACCACGAACTCTGACCTGAAGCACGACGGAATCACGCTGACGGTCGAGGGTTGCGTCAATTTACAGCTGAGCTCGAAGAATGTGGGCATCATGGACGCCTTCTACAACTCAGTCAAA CCCATCCAACTCATCGGAGTCACGTGCGAAGTCAGTGGCTCCGGCCGTCTTCCATCGGGAGCCACGGAAATCCCGTTCGAAATCCCCCTCAAGCCAAAATCCAACAGAGTCCTGTACGAAACCTACCATGGCGTCTACATCAATATCAGTTACGCGATACGCTGCGACGTGAAACGTTCGTTCCTCTCGAAAGACTTGCAGAAGAGCCAGCAGTTTCTGGTGCAATATTGGCCGGGGCGCAACCCCGGGCCCCCGCCGCAGATCAAGGACGGCAGGAGAAGCGTGCAGTTCAAGTTGAGCCCCGTGACGCTGGCCTCGGGGGGCGCAG GTGCGCCCGATTTCGTGTTGTCGGGGCAGCTGAACGGCACTTGTTGCAGCATCAGCAAGCCGTTCACCGGATGCATGAAGCTGGAGAAGTGCGCCGTGCCCGTCAGGTCGGTCGAGCTGCAGCTGGTCAGGGTGGAGACGTGCGGCTGCGCCGAGGGGTACGCCCGGGAAGCCACCGAGATACAGAATATTCAAATAGGGGATGGGGATATACCCCCCATGGTGGAGATCCCCATCCACATGGTGTTCCCGAGACTGTTTACTTGTCCAACGCTGATCACTACCAATTTTAAAATCG AATTTGAGATTAATCTAGTGATTGTATTCCACGACGACCACTTGGTCACCAACAATTTTCCAATCATATTAGTGAGAGATTAG
- the LOC138135103 gene encoding vacuolar protein sorting-associated protein 26C isoform X1, translating to MSTNLDIRLKRADKVYREDENITGVIAITTNSDLKHDGITLTVEGCVNLQLSSKNVGIMDAFYNSVKPIQLIGVTCEVSGSGRLPSGATEIPFEIPLKPKSNRVLYETYHGVYINISYAIRCDVKRSFLSKDLQKSQQFLVQYWPGRNPGPPPQIKDGRRSVQFKLSPVTLASGGAGGAPDFVLSGQLNGTCCSISKPFTGCMKLEKCAVPVRSVELQLVRVETCGCAEGYAREATEIQNIQIGDGDIPPMVEIPIHMVFPRLFTCPTLITTNFKIEFEINLVIVFHDDHLVTNNFPIILVRD from the exons atgtcgacAAATTTGGATATAAGACTGAAACGAGCAGACAAAGTCTACCGGGAAGAC GAAAACATCACAGGGGTCATAGCAATAACCACGAACTCTGACCTGAAGCACGACGGAATCACGCTGACGGTCGAGGGTTGCGTCAATTTACAGCTGAGCTCGAAGAATGTGGGCATCATGGACGCCTTCTACAACTCAGTCAAA CCCATCCAACTCATCGGAGTCACGTGCGAAGTCAGTGGCTCCGGCCGTCTTCCATCGGGAGCCACGGAAATCCCGTTCGAAATCCCCCTCAAGCCAAAATCCAACAGAGTCCTGTACGAAACCTACCATGGCGTCTACATCAATATCAGTTACGCGATACGCTGCGACGTGAAACGTTCGTTCCTCTCGAAAGACTTGCAGAAGAGCCAGCAGTTTCTGGTGCAATATTGGCCGGGGCGCAACCCCGGGCCCCCGCCGCAGATCAAGGACGGCAGGAGAAGCGTGCAGTTCAAGTTGAGCCCCGTGACGCTGGCCTCGGGGGGCGCAGGTG GTGCGCCCGATTTCGTGTTGTCGGGGCAGCTGAACGGCACTTGTTGCAGCATCAGCAAGCCGTTCACCGGATGCATGAAGCTGGAGAAGTGCGCCGTGCCCGTCAGGTCGGTCGAGCTGCAGCTGGTCAGGGTGGAGACGTGCGGCTGCGCCGAGGGGTACGCCCGGGAAGCCACCGAGATACAGAATATTCAAATAGGGGATGGGGATATACCCCCCATGGTGGAGATCCCCATCCACATGGTGTTCCCGAGACTGTTTACTTGTCCAACGCTGATCACTACCAATTTTAAAATCG AATTTGAGATTAATCTAGTGATTGTATTCCACGACGACCACTTGGTCACCAACAATTTTCCAATCATATTAGTGAGAGATTAG
- the LOC138135080 gene encoding gastrulation defective protein 1 homolog: MNKGKISFGKISANFGQNAEKIEASGSFGTFGPPKAMELLEDDSIEQEQIKEVIGITSFGKKAKSFDIKEMMAQVKATAREVTKNPEEEPEDESSDEDEDDDELIGPPIPTNLGDAVASEKPSRKTERNDSDSEEEEEEPNKLFIPCACEATMTHGNKAVTAVSVDPSGARLASGSVDYDVSFWDFAGMDSNLRSFRTLQPAENHPIRCLNYSGTGDLLLVISGASQAKVLDRDGFEKLETVKGDMYITDQAKTKGHTAGLLAGCWSPTVKEEFLTTSADGTVRTWDFYEGGKGHKSIIKCRAQNGLKVSPTAVTYGRDGKVIACGCADGSLQLWDFRKSSVAPASQIRKAHLPAEVTSIRYSHVGNLLLTRSCDETMKLWDIRNFKTCLHEKTDLFTRYDTTDAIFSPNDAIVATGVSLKKNETDSSIFFYDSTNFEEIYKIRIPNTHTIKLCWHPKLNQIFIGTGNGAIKCFYDRKRSLRGATLCAAKVHRKAQHAEIVSTQQVITPHALPLFRQERRKTSRKQMEKDRLDPVKSRRPDLPITSGQGGRVASSGGTLSSYVIRNLGLSKRVDDDQDPREAILKYAKEAAENPYWITPAYAKTQPDVVAKGKAPIEGEPPIKKAKES; this comes from the exons ATGAACAAAGGGAAGATAAGTTTCGGAAAAATTAGTGCGAATTTCGGACAGAATGCCGAAAAAATTGAGGCCAGTGGTAGTTTTGGTACATTCGGGCCGCCGAAAGCTATGGAACTTCTCGAGGATGACAGCATCGAACAAGAACAGATCAAAGAAGTAATCGGTATTACTTCTTTTGGTAAAAAAGCCAAGAGCTTTGACATAAAG GAAATGATGGCACAAGTCAAAGCCACCGCGCGCGAAGTAACGAAGAATCCCGAGGAAGAACCGGAAGACGAATCGAGCGACGAGGATGAGGACGACGACGAGCTCATAGGACCGCCAATCCCAACAAATCTGGGCGACGCAGTGGCATCCGAGAAACCTTCCAGGAAGACTGAGAGAAACGATAGCGACAGTGAAGAGGAGGAAGAAGAACCAAACAAACTCTTCATCCCGTGCGCCTGCGAGGCCACGATGACGCACGGCAACAAAGCCGTCACCGCGGTGAGCGTCGACCCGAGCGGGGCCCGTTTGGCGTCCGGCTCCGTCGATTACGACGTCAGCTTTTGGGATTTCGCCGGCATGGACTCGAATTTGCGCAGCTTCCGCACCCTCCAGCCGGCGGAAAACCACCCGATCCGGTGCCTCAACTACTCGGGAACCGGTGACTTGCTCCTCGTCATATCGGGGGCCAGCCAGGCCAAAGTCCTAGACAGGGATGGCTTCGAGAAGCTGGAAACTGTGAAAGGCGACATGTACATAACCGACCAGGCCAAGACCAAGGGGCACACCGCGGGGCTCCTGGCCGGCTGCTGGAGCCCCACAGTTAAGGAGGAGTTTTTGACGACCAGCGCCGACGGGACCGTGCGAACTTGGGATTTCTACGAAGGGGGCAAGGGCCACAAGAGCATTATCAAGTGTCGGGCGCAGAACGGGCTGAAGGTGTCCCCGACAGCTGTCACGTACGGACGCGACGGTAAAGTGATAGCGTGCGGGTGCGCCGACGGGTCGCTGCAGCTGTGGGACTTCCGCAAGAGCTCGGTGGCGCCGGCCAGCCAGATCAGGAAGGCGCACTTGCCGGCAGAGGTCACCAGCATCCGGTACTCTCACGTGGGCAACTTGCTCCTGACGAGGAGTTGCGACGAGACGATGAAACTGTGGGACATCCGCAACTTCAAGACTTGCCTCCACGAGAAGACAGATCTGTTCACGAGGTACGACACCACCGACGCCATCTTCAGTCCGAACGACGCAATAGTCGCCACGGGGGTTTCCCTCAAAAAGAACGAAACCGACAGTTCGATCTTCTTCTACGACTCGACGAACTTCGAAGAAATCTACAAGATCCGCATCCCCAACACTCACACCATCAAGCTGTGCTGGCACCCCAAGCTCAACCAGATCTTCATCGGCACCGGAAACGGCGCCATCAAGTGCTTCTACGACCGGAAGCGCAGCCTCCGCGGGGCCACTCTTTGCGCAGCGAAGGTCCACCGGAAGGCCCAACACGCGGAGATCGTGAGCACCCAGCAGGTGATAACCCCGCACGCGCTGCCGCTCTTCCGTCAGGAGAGGAGGAAGACGAGCAGGAAGCAGATGGAGAAGGACCGGCTCGACCCGGTCAAGTCGCGAAGACCCGATTTGCCGATCACGTCAGGACAAGGCGGAAGAGTCGCGTCCAGCGGAGGGACCTTGAGCAGCTACGTCATCAGGAATCTGGGCCTGAGCAAGAGAGTCGACGACGATCAGGACCCCAGAGAGGCGATTTTGAAGTACGCGAAGGAGGCGGCGGAGAATCCGTATTGGATCACGCCGGCGTACGCCAAGACGCAACCGGATGTGGTGGCGAAGGGGAAGGCCCCGATCGAGGGCGAGCCGCCGATCAAGAAGGCCAAAGAGAGTTAA
- the LOC138135131 gene encoding transcription factor 21-like produces the protein MPRKRRSPEMDDSDEEDESRHPQRNAANARERARMRVLSKAFCRLKTTLPWVPADTKLSKLDTLRLATSYIAHLRAVLMDQPVTPDQIHKHPLTLTWPYSFQRGEGGAEAAADRDQQVWGDLSIQPVVRDKDVSYYY, from the exons ATGCCTCGAAAGCGCCGCTCCCCCGAGATGGACGACTCTGACGAGGAGGACGAGTCGCGCCACCCCCAGCGCAACGCCGCCAACGCCCGCGAGCGCGCCCGAATGCGCGTCCTCAGCAAGGCCTTCTGCCGGCTGAAGACCACCCTGCCGTGGGTCCCCGCCGACACCAAGCTCTCCAAGCTGGACACGCTGCGCTTGGCCACCAGCTACATCGCCCACCTGCGGGCCgtcctcatggaccagcccgTCACCCCCGACCAGATCCACAAGCATCCACTGACGCTG ACATGGCCCTACAGCTTCCAGAGGGGCGAGGGCGGCGCGGAGGCGGCCGCCGACCGGGACCAGCAAGTCTGGGGTGATCTCTCCATCCAGCCTGTCGTCAGGGATAAGGACGTATCCTATTACTACTAA
- the LOC138135385 gene encoding uncharacterized protein isoform X1 → MCLIEDSHAKFTQKAISSSQLLPNIYTAIPTFIFLASSFVLLYQHLHRNTTIHTKWKTRVIRDLKFHWIYFNATRLWYIFISCFKRLIAVAEDYIEMNMCDKEKNLNRMMTYGASLIIVTTLAMVPLFLIYVNYLSKYDMPNFLMWVMEDPYLRHEIGISGHCLERPLRIDPKKLKNYPYRSRRSTSFDTNPWLAQKPPVICRNCKSMIEHNVVNSIEELLD, encoded by the exons ATGTGTCTCATCGAAGATTCCCACGCGAAATTCACCCAAAAGGCAATCTCTTCGTCGCAATTGTTGCCAAACATTTACACAGCAATTCCCACGTTCATCTTTTTGGCGTCTTCGTTCGTCCTCCTCTATCAACATCTGCACCGCAACACGACCATCCACACCAAGTGGAAGACCAGAGTCATCAGG GATTTGAAGTTTCACTGGATCTACTTCAACGCCACCAGACTCTGGTACATCTTCATATCGTGCTTCAAGCGACTCATCGCGGTTGCCGAAGACTACATCGAA ATGAACATGTGCGACAAAGAAAAGAATTTAAATCGCATGATGACCTACGGCGCCTCCTTGATCATCGTCACCACGCTGGCGATGGTTCCGCTGTTTCTGATCTACGTGAATTATCTGTCAAAATACGACATGCCGAATTTTTTGATGTG GGTGATGGAAGACCCCTACCTGCGCCACGAAATCGGCATCTCCGGTCACTGTCTGGAACGGCCGTTGCGCATCGACCCCAAAAAGCTAAAGAACTACCCGTACCGGTCTCGGAGGTCGACTAGCTTCGACACCAACCCCTGGCTGGCGCAGAAGCCGCCGGTCATCTGCAGGAACTGCAAGTCCATGATAGAGCACAACGTTGTAAATTCGATAGAGGAGCTGCTcgactaa
- the LOC138135385 gene encoding uncharacterized protein isoform X2, with amino-acid sequence MCLIEDSHAKFTQKAISSSQLLPNIYTAIPTFIFLASSFVLLYQHLHRNTTIHTKWKTRVIRDLKFHWIYFNATRLWYIFISCFKRLIAVAEDYIEMNMCDKEKNLNRMMTYGASLIIVTTLAMVPLFLIYVNYLSKYDMPNFLMCLKGDGRPLPAPRNRHLRSLSGTAVAHRPQKAKELPVPVSEVD; translated from the exons ATGTGTCTCATCGAAGATTCCCACGCGAAATTCACCCAAAAGGCAATCTCTTCGTCGCAATTGTTGCCAAACATTTACACAGCAATTCCCACGTTCATCTTTTTGGCGTCTTCGTTCGTCCTCCTCTATCAACATCTGCACCGCAACACGACCATCCACACCAAGTGGAAGACCAGAGTCATCAGG GATTTGAAGTTTCACTGGATCTACTTCAACGCCACCAGACTCTGGTACATCTTCATATCGTGCTTCAAGCGACTCATCGCGGTTGCCGAAGACTACATCGAA ATGAACATGTGCGACAAAGAAAAGAATTTAAATCGCATGATGACCTACGGCGCCTCCTTGATCATCGTCACCACGCTGGCGATGGTTCCGCTGTTTCTGATCTACGTGAATTATCTGTCAAAATACGACATGCCGAATTTTTTGATGTG TTTGAAGGGTGATGGAAGACCCCTACCTGCGCCACGAAATCGGCATCTCCGGTCACTGTCTGGAACGGCCGTTGCGCATCGACCCCAAAAAGCTAAAGAACTACCCGTACCGGTCTCGGAGGTCGACTAG